A genomic segment from Diospyros lotus cultivar Yz01 chromosome 5, ASM1463336v1, whole genome shotgun sequence encodes:
- the LOC127802466 gene encoding transcription factor bHLH57-like translates to MERLQGPINDPCFLVGEHLDIECFQQETTFGFSSYGQLVGKAHSLGFDRNEQEEEAGRFLSPLTSSGSLEEKMPFLDMLESVESPPFFPLCKLSFQALLSIQHHNKSFTSEVMEYCSFGGQVQAPEQSKNCSHSPSVESQSKLERQQHPEISTLYGTGGSVCKEEQAKAVEGARDARLMISPAEGSGGRENRKRRTKREAKSKEELERQRMTHIAVERNRRRQMNQHLAALRSLMPSSYLRRGDQASVIGGAIDFVQELEQLLESLQAKKKMRKAESSSVGCCETATFTKQVERKSGSVEVKVRVIHKHVNLRMECPREPRGHLLHAILALQHLGLMVLHLNITSMEASVRYSFSLKMEDECKVGSAEGIAEAVLHGMLSFITDTEGS, encoded by the exons ATGGAGAGGCTCCAAGGACCCATCAATGATCCCTGT TTCCTTGTGGGGGAGCATCTGGATATCGAGTGCTTCCAGCAAGAAACCACATTTGGATTCAGCAGTTATGGCCAACTTGTGGGTAAAGCTCATAGCTTGGGTTTCGATAGAAATGAACAAGAAGAGGAAGCAGGACGATTTTTGTCGCCATTGACGAGCAGTGGGAGCTTGGAAGAGAAAATGCCTTTCCTTGACATGTTAGAGAGTGTGGAATCACCGCCATTTTTTCCCTTGTGCAAGCTTAGCTTTCAGGCATTGTTGAGTATACAGCACCATAACAAGTCCTTCACATCTGAAGTAATGGAGTACTGCAGCTTTGGTGGCCAAGTTCAGGCACCGGAACAGTCGAAGAActgctctcactcgccctccGTAGAGTCCCAAAGCAAACTGGAGCGGCAACAGCACCCAGAAATTTCGACTTTGTATGGCACCGGCGGCAGTGTGTGCAAGGAAGAGCAAGCCAAGGCGGTGGAGGGGGCGAGAGATGCCCGGTTGATGATATCGCCGGCGGAGGGGAGCGGCGGCCGGGAGAACAGAAAGAGAAGGACAAAGAGAGAGGCGAAGAGCAAAGAAGAGCTGGAGAGGCAGCGGATGACCCACATTGCGGTGGAACGCAATCGGAGACGCCAGATGAACCAGCACCTCGCTGCACTCCGGTCCCTCATGCCTTCCTCCTACCTTCGCAGG GGTGACCAAGCGTCCGTAATCGGAGGGGCCATAGACTTTGTGCAGGAACTGGAGCAGCTGCTTGAATCACTGCAagccaagaagaagatgaggaaagCCGAATCATCATCAGTTGGCTGCTGCGAAACCGCAACATTTACAAAACAGGTCGAAAGGAAGTCGGGGTCGGTGGAAGTGAAAGTGAGAGTAATCCATAAGCATGTCAATCTCAGGATGGAGTGTCCAAGGGAGCCCCGGGGCCACCTGCTCCACGCCATTCTTGCTCTCCAACACCTGGGCTTAATGGTGTTGCATCTCAACATTACGTCCATGGAAGCTTCGGTTCGATAC